The uncultured Sunxiuqinia sp. genomic sequence GTATCAGCCCAGTCGTGTTGCTAAAAGACTCCGCTCAAAGAGTGTGTCAAGCAACCTGATTGGAGTACTTATCCCGGATATTCAAAACCCCTTTTATGTTGATGTGCTTCGTGGTATCGAAGATGTTACCTACGAAAACAACTATGCACTGATCATGTGTAATTTTCAACAGGATGAGAAGAAAGAAAAGTTATACCTGGATATTTTGCAATCTGAATCGATTGATGGATTGATTGCGGCACCAGCCCACGAGAAAGATGCTAAGGTAATCAGTTTAGTGAAAGAAGGTTTGCCAATTGTATGTTTTGACCGTGGGCTTCAGGGGGTTGATGTTGATGTGGTGTTGGTGAACAACCGAGAGGGAGCATTTAAAGCGGTAGATTATTTGGCGAAAGTCGGTTATAAGCGTATTGCACTTATTTCTGGATTGGAGCAATTGCCTTCGAGTCAACTGCGCGACAGCGGTTATCGAGAGGCGTTGAAAGAAAACGGACTTGCATTTGATCCAAAATTGATTAAACATGGAGACTCGAAACACGAAAGTGCGGTACGTCTTTGCGACGAGTTATTGAGCTCCGAAAATCCTCCAGACGCTATATTCACAGGAAATAACCTGATTACTCTTGGTGCCCTGGAAACCATTCATAAACGGAAATTGAATATTCCTGAAGATATTGCGATTATTGGTTTTGATGACATGTATTGGTCAATTTCATTAAATCCACCATTGACAGCAGTTTATCAGCCTGCCTATGAAATTGGGCGACGATGTGCTGAGTTGTTGATTCAACGCATCAAAGATCCTCAACGTCCTTCTATCCAGATGATTTTGAATACACAGTTAATGATTCGAAGTTCTTGTTGAGCTGGCAAGTTAAGGTATGATCTACGAGAAACGATATTGTTTTTCGTAAAATTACACTAACTTTTTTTAGTAAATTAATCGATTATTAATATTTGTTTAGCTAAGTTAGCTGCTGGTTATATTCAGACCAATTGCCGATGATCCGAAAAGTTTATATCATTTTTGCGGTCTTTTTTTTGTCGCGTCTTATAGTTAGTTGTTGTAGTTGCAATTCCGGAACGATTGAATTCGATTTCAAACAGATTCAAATCACGAACTTGGATAATTCGGGAGCATATCCCACAAAACTTGATGGAACAACGATGAAAAGAGCGACAGTGGCGTTCGAGGTTGTTTTATCTTCTGATGAATACTTTTGTGCTGGTTTTATTAAAAGAAGTAACTGGGGCTTTTCTTCTGCGTCTGCTTTTCAATGCGATTGCGATCCGGTATTTAGACCAAGCCAGTATATCGAGAATATTCATATTCTTACCAAATACGATCTTTCAGAAACTGCAAAAGGAAATACAATTGTAAATGATTTATTTCGAGCTAAAGAGAATTACTGGGGAGGTTTAAAGGTTGATGATTATCAAAAAATTGATGATTTTGTTTCAGAACTGCCTAAATATGAAGCGAGCTACGATCAGCAAATTCGATTGCATTTATTTTGCACCGAGGAAATCCAAAACGATTCGACTCAATTTGAGATTGAGGTTGTGTTTAACGATGGGATGATTTTAACGACTACCACTGATCTTATCTATTTGCAATGAGAATGCTTTTTATTAATCCAAGCTGTTGTTTTTTCGTTTTGTTTGTTTGCTTTTTCAGTTCCAATTCGCATGCACAGGAAAAACCAATCCGAAACATGGAAGTGTCGTTTTCAATTGGTATGGCAGATTACAATGCCGATAGCTTATCGAACAAGAACCACATTGATTGGGCAAATTATATTGGAGAAGAAAATTATGCTGAAGCTATTACCGTGAAGTGGGGAGCTCGTTTCGATTTGTACCAAAGTTGGAAAGTAGATATGGCGTTTACGATGCAAGATGATTTTCTGCCGCTTAATCTGAAGCTTTCGGTACAATATTTTCCGCTGAAATGGTTGGGAGTACATGGTGGATTTAAAAATTTTCATACTGACGTGGATAATGGGAAACAGTATTTTAGAATAACGAAACCTGATTTGATCTACTACTTTTCTGACTATGAATACACGACTTTAAATAACGTTTCGTATTATGCGGGGCCGGTTTTCAATTTAGCTTTTGGTCCTGTGTCGTGGCGAACAACCATAAATGCAGGCTTTACCCGCCGTCCTGGCTTTGATGACCATTTTGAATATAAGTTGCGTGATAACAATAAGCAAGTGAGAGTAGATTTTTCGGCAGATCCGGGATTTGATTTTATGTGGGGGGCAAACTCCCTCTTGCAACTTGATTGCTGCTCCTTTGGAAAAACGAAACTTGGACTACAGGTTCGGACTGATTTTCATTTTAGCGATTTGAAAATTGATTATCGCCAACGAGAACTTGATTGGTTGGGGAATACCGCAGAGCAGGAGGTTAAGGGAGATACTCGTGAGTTTAGTTGGGTAGAAGCAGATATCGGGGTATTCCTTCGGTTTTGATTGGTTATTAAAAAAACAGAGTTGGCACCTTTGGAAGAAAAATGCCATCTCTCTCGATTATAGATTTATAGTTCGTTGAAGTCGTAAACTTCACCTTTCTGCGTTTCCTGTTCAATCATTTTATCGCCGTATTTTAAGCGCAATGGTTTGCCGGCATTCGATTTTACCTGAACTGTTTGAAGTTGTCCATCTTTCCAGGAGAAACTCAATTCAAAACCGTTTCTGGCTCTTAACCCTGATATTTTTCCTTCAGACCAATCGCTGGGTAGTGCTGGCAATAACTGAATGTAACCCTGATGGCTTTGCATCAACATTTCAGCAATTCCTGCAGCTCCTCCAAAGTTGCCATCAATCTGAAAAGGAGGATGCGCATCAAACAGGTTGGGGTAGGAGCCTCCTGATGATTCCCGTTCGGGGTCAATGGCTGAGCTGAGTAGCATCTGAATCATTGTGTTTGCATGATCGCCATCTAAAAAGCGAGCCCAAAAGTTTATTTTCCAAGCCAAGCTCCAACCGGTGCCGGCATCGCCCCGGTAAATCAACGACTGGCGTGCTGCTTTCATCAATTCAGGTGTTTCATCCCAGGTAAATTCACTTCCCGGGTGAACGCCCCACAAATGAGAAACATGTCGGTGATGATTCGTTGTGTCATCAAGATCTTCCATCCACTCCTGTAGCTGTCCGTATTGTCCAACCTGATAGGGGGCAATATGGTCGAGCTTATCTTTTACAAGCTTGGCAAAATCATGATCAGTGTCTAATATTTTTGAACTTTCAATGACAATTTTAAATAGCGAGCGGATAATTTCATGATCCATGGTTGGTCCGGCAACTAACCCACCATTTTCGGGTGAGTTTGAAGGGGTGCTGATCAAAAAACCAGTTTTCGGGTCTTCAACTAAAAAATCGACAAAAAACTGTGCGGATCCTTTAATTCGCGGATAAGCTTCGTCTTTCAAAAATTCCTTGTCTTGCGAGTATAAATAGTGCTCCCACAAATGATGAGAAAGCCAGGCCCCACCGGTAACCCAAATTCCATGGTTCGAGTTATTGATGGGAGCAGTTCCCCGCCATTGGTCTG encodes the following:
- a CDS encoding LacI family DNA-binding transcriptional regulator; the encoded protein is MGSLNDVAKKAGVSIATVSRVINNGSNVNEVTRARVLNAIKELRYQPSRVAKRLRSKSVSSNLIGVLIPDIQNPFYVDVLRGIEDVTYENNYALIMCNFQQDEKKEKLYLDILQSESIDGLIAAPAHEKDAKVISLVKEGLPIVCFDRGLQGVDVDVVLVNNREGAFKAVDYLAKVGYKRIALISGLEQLPSSQLRDSGYREALKENGLAFDPKLIKHGDSKHESAVRLCDELLSSENPPDAIFTGNNLITLGALETIHKRKLNIPEDIAIIGFDDMYWSISLNPPLTAVYQPAYEIGRRCAELLIQRIKDPQRPSIQMILNTQLMIRSSC
- a CDS encoding DUF5034 domain-containing protein, which gives rise to MIRKVYIIFAVFFLSRLIVSCCSCNSGTIEFDFKQIQITNLDNSGAYPTKLDGTTMKRATVAFEVVLSSDEYFCAGFIKRSNWGFSSASAFQCDCDPVFRPSQYIENIHILTKYDLSETAKGNTIVNDLFRAKENYWGGLKVDDYQKIDDFVSELPKYEASYDQQIRLHLFCTEEIQNDSTQFEIEVVFNDGMILTTTTDLIYLQ